One stretch of Miscanthus floridulus cultivar M001 chromosome 18, ASM1932011v1, whole genome shotgun sequence DNA includes these proteins:
- the LOC136524788 gene encoding uncharacterized protein — protein sequence MREEEMVALRHQLADASGPGSCGAERAMREQSWASLYWLHGGAELGYWAAQGGCGARVLGNVVRKPLSQIFSEFTGGTRPVEGEDGLYTGTGDVKYHLGTSYDRPTRGGNRIHLSLVANPSHLEAVDPVVIGKTRAKQFYSNDADRTKNMGILIHGDGSFAGQGVVYETLHLSALPNYTTGGTIHIVVNNQVAFTTDPRAGRSSQYCTDVAKALNVPIFHVNGDDLEAVVRVCELAAEWRQTFHSDVVVDLICYRRFGHNEIDEPSFTQPKMYQVIKNHPSSLKLYEQKLLGTGEVSKEDVQRIHDKVNRILNEEFAKSKDYVPNKRDWLSAYWTGFKSPEQISRVRNTGVKPEILKRVGQAITTLPENFKPHRAVKKIFDLRAAMIESGEGIDWAVAEALAFATLIVEGNHVRLSGQDVERGTFSHRHAVLHDQETGAKYCPLDHVAMNQSEELFTVSNSSLSEFAVLGFELGYSMENPNSLVLWEAQFGDFANGAQVMFDQFLSSGEAKWLRQTGLVVLLPHGYDGQGPEHSSARLERFLQTAIMIVLRHMSDDNPFVIPEMEPTLRKQIQECNWQVVNVTTPANYFHLLRRQIHREFRKPLIVTAPKNLLRHKDCKSNLSEFDDVEGHLGFDKQGTRFKRLIKDRNDHKQVEEGINRLILCSGKVYYELDEERKKSERGDVAICRVEQLCPFPYDLIQRELKRYPNAEIVWCQEEPMNMGAYSYICPRLFTAMKALGRGSFEDIKYVGRAPSAATATGFLLVHVQEQSELVKKALQPEPIKFP from the exons ATGCGGGAGGAAGAGATGGTTGCCCTGAGGCATCAGCTGGCCGACGCCAGCGGGCCGGGGTCTTGCGGAGCTGAGCGGGCCATGCGGGAGCAGAGCTGGGCTTCACTTTACTGGCTGCACGGTGGAGCGGAGCTAGGCTACTGGGCTGCGCAGGGCGGCTGCGGAGCGCGCG TCCTTGGTAATGTTGTTCGCAAGCCACTGTCTCAGATATTCAGCGAGTTCACTGGCGGCACAAGACCTGTTGAAGGTGAGGACGGTCTCTACACCGGAACCGGTGATGTCAAGTACCACCTGGGTACCTCCTATGATCGCCCAACTCGAGGCGGCAACAGGATCCACTTGTCCTTGGTCGCCAATCCCAGCCATCTGGAAGCCGTTGATCCTGTTGTCATTGGCAAGACACGCGCTAAGCAGTTCTACTCCAATGATGCTGACAGGACAAAGAACATGGGTATTCTGATCCATGGAGATGGAAGCTTTGCTGGCCAGGGTGTCGTCTATGAGACGCTCCATCTAAGTGCCCTCCCAAACTACACTACTGGTGGAACCATTCATATTGTTGTCAATAACCAAGTTGCCTTCACAACTGATCCAAGAGCTGGCAGGTCCTCCCAGTACTGCACAGATGTCGCCAAAGCCCTGAATGTTCCTATATTCCATGTAAACGGCGACGATTTAGAGGCTGTTGTTCGTGTTTGTGAGCTTGCAGCTGAGTGGCGCCAGACTTTTCACTCTGATGTGGTGGTCGATCTGATTTGCTACCGCCGTTTCGGGCATAACGAAATCGATGAACCCTCCTTCACACAGCCAAAGATGTATCAG GTCATTAAGAACCATCCCAGCTCATTGAAGCTTTATGAGCAGAAACTGCTCGGAACGGGTGAAGTCTCAAAAGAAGATGTCCAGAGGATCCATGACAAGGTGAACCGAATCTTGAATGAAGAGTTTGCAAAGAGCAAAGACTATGTTCCCAACAAGAGGGATTGGCTCTCAGCTTACTGGACTGGCTTTAAGTCACCAGAGCAAATATCACGTGTTCGCAACACTGG GGTGAAGCCCGAGATACTGAAACGTGTAGGACAGGCAATTACTACACTGCCTGAAAACTTCAAACCACACAGAGCAGTGAAGAAGATTTTTGACCTGCGTGCAGCTATGATCGAGAGTGGTGAAGGAATTGATTGGGCTGTTGCAGAAGCCCTGGCCTTTGCAACACTTATAGTGGAAGGCAATCATGTTAGGCTAAGTGGACAGGATGTGGAAAGAGGAACTTTCAGCCATCGGCATGCAGTTCTGCATGATCAGGAAACTGGAGCAAAGTACTGCCCACTTGACCATGTTGCAATGAATCAAAGTGAGGAGCTGTTTACTGTTAGCAACAG TTCACTTTCAGAGTTTGCTGTTCTTGGGTTTGAATTGGGTTACTCCATGGAGAACCCTAATTCATTGGTTCTTTGGGAAGCACAATTTGGCGATTTTGCCAATGGTGCACAAGTGATGTTTGACCAGTTTTTGAGCAGTGGCGAGGCAAAATGGTTGCGGCAAACCGGCCTTGTTGTTTTGCTGCCTCATGGTTATGATGGCCAAGGTCCTGAGCATTCCAGTGCCCGCTTGGAGCGCTTCCTTCAG ACTGCTATAATGATTGTTTTGCGCCATATGAGTGATGATAATCCTTTTGTCATACCTGAGATGGAACCAACACTTCGCAAGCAGATACAAGAGTGTAACTGGCAAGTTGTGAATGTGACAACTCCTGCAAATTATTTTCATTTGTTGCGTCGGCAG ATACATAGGGAGTTCCGGAAGCCACTGATTGTAACAGCCCCTAAGAACCTGCTTAGGCACAAGGATTGCAAGTCAAATCTTTCAGAGTTTGATGATGTTGAAGGCCATCTAGGATTTGATAAGCAGGGAACACGTTTCAAGCGACTGATAAAGGACCGTAATGATCACAAGCAAGTCGAAGAGGGTATCAACCGTCTTATCTTATGTTCTGGGAAA GTTTACTATGAACTTGACGAAGAGCGTAAGAAGTCCGAGCGTGGTGATGTTGCAATTTGCAGAGTTGAGCAACTTTGCCCATTCCCGTATGACCTTATCCAAAGAGAGCTTAAGAGATACCCAA ATGCGGAGATTGTGTGGTGCCAGGAGGAGCCCATGAACATGGGTGCATACAGCTACATCTGTCCTCGGCTGTTTACTGCCATGAAGGCTCTTGGGCGGGGTTCGTTTGAAGACATCAAGTATGTGGGCAGAGCACCTTCAGCTGCTACAGCAACAGGCTTCCTGTTGGTTCATGTGCAGGAGCAGTCAGAGCTAGTGAAGAAGGCACTGCAGCCAGAGCCGATCAAATTCCCCTGA
- the LOC136524789 gene encoding uncharacterized protein, with the protein MPFVAEAPGVSEAEATEAMAPATAKTAVAVVGVSASAEAMMAEARDPETAEAIIAEAGAPKVTKTVVMVARPSVQEAEMQAAAASVVPLVQGPPLVYLISSDDTSRAREVVDAEETNAVEQPAPLLDEGSSALVRVRPEPHGVEVEDLRLRCADAKVEAAAVQAQLAPLAARVKELEEELTYVVSDRDAFRSRAEEATASGKALAGQLGAEESAHRLTKGALNEALAAVEASQIKAMVLKGAVEELGSEASRAAEASRFEAQWLREKAEACQAETRRWEQKAKGELRGLPSPS; encoded by the exons aTGCCCTTTGTTGCTGAGGCCCctggggtctccgaggctgaggcgacggaggctatGGCGCCCGCGACCGCCAAGACCGCGGTGGCCGTGGTCGGCGtctctgcgtctgccgaggccatgatggcagaGGCCAGAGaccccgagaccgccgaggccataattgcagaggccggagcccccaaggtcACCAAGACCGTTGTGATGGTggcgaggccgtctgtgcaggaggcggagatgcaggcggcggccgcctcggtggtgcccttggttcagggcccaccGTTGGTCTAtctgatctcctccgatgatacttcccgggcacgGGAGGTGGTTGACGCCGAGGAGACCAatgccgtggagcagccagcgccgctcttggacgagggaagctcggccctcgtgcgggtccggcccgagcctcacgg cgtggaggtggaggacctccgccttcgctgtgccgacgcgaaggtcgaggcggccgcgGTCCAGGcgcagctcgcccccttggcggcgcgggtcaaggagctggaggaggagcttacctacgtggtcagcgatcgggatgccttcaggtcccgggccgaaGAGGCGACGGCCTcaggcaaggccctcgccgggcagctgggggcagaggagagtgcacaccggctgaccaaaggcgctctgaacgaggcccttgctgcggttgaggcctcgcagaTCAAGGCTATGGTTTTGAAGGgggcggtcgagg AGCTGGGAAGTGAAgcctccagggcggccgaggcctctaggTTCGAGGCCCAATGGTTGagggagaaggccgaggcctgtcaggccgagacccgtcgctgggagcagaaggccaagggtgagctccgtgggcttccgtccccATCTTAG